In Chryseobacterium shigense, the following proteins share a genomic window:
- the eco gene encoding serine protease inhibitor ecotin, whose product MKFSKTLITGLVMLVGVNAFAQKKAEKFEKLQIEMFPKAKDGFKQVYIQLPVAKNESDLKVEFFVGAEKMLDCNKYFLMGDVKTQDLQGWGYNYYEVESNGESGGTLMACPDQKKTKKFVTLKPEIVRYNSKLPLVFYVPKDFEVRYRILRPDAKMKSAIQR is encoded by the coding sequence ATGAAATTTTCAAAGACGTTAATTACAGGATTGGTAATGTTGGTAGGGGTTAATGCTTTCGCTCAAAAGAAAGCAGAAAAATTTGAAAAATTACAGATTGAAATGTTCCCTAAAGCAAAAGACGGATTCAAGCAGGTATACATTCAGCTGCCTGTTGCAAAAAATGAAAGCGATTTAAAAGTAGAATTTTTTGTAGGGGCCGAAAAAATGCTGGACTGCAACAAATATTTCCTGATGGGAGATGTAAAAACCCAGGATCTTCAGGGGTGGGGATACAATTATTACGAAGTAGAGTCTAATGGTGAATCGGGCGGAACATTAATGGCTTGCCCGGATCAGAAAAAGACCAAAAAGTTTGTAACCCTTAAGCCGGAGATTGTAAGGTACAACAGCAAACTTCCTTTGGTATTCTATGTACCGAAAGACTTTGAAGTCCGTTACCGAATTTTACGTCCTGATGCTAAAATGAAATCAGCAATTCAGAGATAA
- a CDS encoding TolC family protein, with protein MKNNLLIFTFSFLAFPAFCRAQSAPDFKELLDSAMVRDSDLKMQITQNKLTDLDGHKLKDIFLPTLEVSGQAGYLNATARLTSPEINLAPFINIPEGSFNNNLNVSGFSGIAKADAKMLLYSGGKVKYLKKANEEKKISEDILLEKTKDDVVANISRAYDQLALIHQSKKVLDESKKRLDINRKTADKALGYGLITPYDHKKIELAQAALDAKMVEYEGKKELLLTQLYILTGINKERLRIIDPVLSPVELLSSEKGIEERAEVRALEHGITAADYKIKAERTWMIPKVQLMASAYYIGLYGSRIKTSENVIPAVPALGYEGAKLDWKPTNINILPLLTAGVGFKWEIFDGKEGKHAEETAKVGKEVLQNKKEDALKKLTLNLANNQTNYNIATAQITLKAKEKELAKNALIQAEKEFRYGMSKSSQLIDAENDLEAAELEYQNALFNQRRAGIELMRSTQELDITKLY; from the coding sequence ATGAAAAACAATTTATTGATTTTTACGTTTAGTTTTTTGGCTTTCCCCGCTTTTTGCCGGGCACAGTCTGCGCCGGATTTTAAAGAACTTTTAGACAGTGCTATGGTCAGGGATTCCGATCTCAAAATGCAGATTACCCAGAACAAACTCACAGACCTTGATGGACATAAACTGAAAGATATCTTTCTTCCCACACTTGAAGTAAGCGGACAGGCCGGATATTTGAACGCAACAGCAAGATTAACATCGCCGGAAATCAATCTGGCTCCTTTCATTAATATTCCCGAAGGAAGTTTTAATAATAATCTTAACGTTTCAGGTTTTTCAGGAATTGCAAAAGCAGATGCTAAAATGCTTCTCTATTCAGGCGGAAAAGTGAAGTACCTGAAAAAAGCCAACGAAGAAAAGAAAATCTCCGAAGATATTCTTCTTGAAAAAACAAAAGACGATGTAGTAGCTAATATTTCCAGGGCTTATGACCAGCTTGCATTGATCCATCAGTCTAAAAAAGTACTCGATGAGAGCAAAAAAAGACTGGATATTAATCGCAAAACGGCAGATAAAGCTCTCGGTTATGGTTTAATCACTCCGTATGACCATAAAAAAATTGAACTGGCACAGGCTGCTCTCGATGCCAAAATGGTAGAATATGAAGGCAAAAAAGAACTTCTTCTTACCCAGCTTTATATTTTAACGGGAATCAATAAAGAACGTCTCAGAATAATTGATCCGGTACTTTCTCCTGTAGAACTTTTATCCTCAGAAAAAGGAATAGAAGAAAGGGCAGAGGTTCGTGCGCTGGAACACGGAATAACAGCAGCAGATTACAAAATAAAAGCTGAAAGAACCTGGATGATCCCTAAAGTACAATTAATGGCATCCGCATACTACATCGGACTCTATGGAAGCCGTATCAAAACATCAGAAAATGTAATTCCTGCAGTCCCTGCTTTAGGCTACGAAGGTGCAAAACTGGACTGGAAGCCAACCAATATTAATATCCTTCCTTTGCTAACCGCTGGTGTAGGTTTTAAATGGGAGATATTCGACGGAAAAGAAGGAAAACATGCCGAAGAAACAGCAAAAGTTGGAAAAGAAGTCCTTCAGAACAAAAAAGAAGATGCCCTTAAAAAATTAACCTTAAATCTGGCCAATAATCAGACCAATTACAACATAGCAACAGCACAGATCACTTTGAAGGCTAAAGAAAAAGAACTGGCGAAGAATGCCCTGATCCAGGCAGAAAAAGAATTCAGGTACGGAATGAGCAAATCTTCACAGCTCATAGACGCAGAAAACGATCTTGAAGCTGCGGAGCTTGAATACCAGAACGCTCTTTTTAATCAGAGAAGAGCCGGAATAGAGCTGATGAGATCTACCCAGGAACTTGATATCACTAAACTTTATTAA
- a CDS encoding HlyD family secretion protein yields MHKNIVILFAVLFLVGSCSEKKENLNDSEGKTKKDIISFAPKVTGRILKIYVSEGQTVKKGDTLALLDVPEVSAKIAQAQGAVNAATAQEQMAKNGATADQLRQLKAKHKGLKEQYEFAQKSFKRANNMYRDSLMSPQAYDEVYAKLQGAKAQYDAVIAELDDVQRGTRFEKVEMAAGQASQAKGALQEANVAYSERYIIATNDMEIETISLNTGELATAGFALFNGYIPESTYFRFTVPESSISKYKKGQQVNMQVVYNKETLTGTIVYIKQLTRYADITTAYPDYQLQDAVYEIKVKPADVNKAKSILVNANVILK; encoded by the coding sequence ATGCATAAAAATATAGTCATACTCTTTGCTGTTCTTTTTCTAGTAGGGAGCTGCAGTGAAAAAAAAGAAAACCTGAATGATTCTGAAGGAAAAACCAAAAAAGATATAATCTCATTTGCACCTAAAGTAACCGGAAGAATCTTAAAAATATACGTAAGCGAAGGCCAGACCGTGAAAAAAGGAGATACACTGGCATTACTTGATGTACCGGAAGTCTCCGCAAAAATTGCCCAGGCTCAAGGAGCTGTAAATGCCGCAACAGCCCAGGAACAGATGGCAAAAAACGGAGCTACGGCAGACCAGTTGAGACAGCTTAAGGCCAAACATAAAGGCCTAAAAGAACAATATGAATTTGCTCAGAAATCTTTTAAAAGAGCTAATAATATGTACCGTGACAGCCTTATGTCTCCTCAGGCGTATGATGAGGTTTATGCCAAGCTTCAGGGCGCAAAAGCCCAGTATGATGCTGTTATAGCTGAACTGGACGATGTACAAAGAGGAACACGCTTTGAAAAAGTGGAAATGGCGGCAGGGCAGGCCTCCCAGGCCAAAGGTGCTCTTCAGGAAGCTAATGTGGCCTATTCTGAAAGATACATCATCGCTACCAATGACATGGAAATAGAAACCATCAGCCTCAATACAGGTGAGCTGGCTACTGCAGGTTTTGCTTTATTTAATGGCTATATTCCCGAAAGTACCTATTTCAGGTTTACAGTGCCTGAAAGTTCTATTTCAAAATATAAAAAAGGACAGCAGGTAAATATGCAGGTTGTTTATAATAAAGAAACTCTCACCGGAACCATTGTTTACATTAAACAGCTGACAAGATATGCAGATATTACAACAGCTTACCCGGATTATCAGTTGCAGGACGCAGTGTATGAGATCAAAGTGAAACCTGCTGACGTGAATAAGGCTAAAAGTATTTTAGTCAACGCTAATGTTATCCTGAAATAA